ATTCTGACAAGTCTTTGGAACAGGTACCCGAGGGAGATGGATCTTGCCTTCAGAACTCTACTTGTATTAAAAGTGACGCATATGACTCATCTCCATCAAAGAAATGTTCTTCCAAAAGACCCTCTTTTTGGGAAATCCGTAAACAGTTTGGTGGTTCACTGGATGGTGAATCTGCTTTACCTCCATCCAAACGGCTTCATCGTGCCTTGGAGGCTATGTCAGCTTATGCTGCAGATGATGACAAACAAGATGTGGATGGGCTTTGTAAAATGAAGACATCTATCAACGGGTATTGCTCAAGCTCCAAGGAGGTTTGCTCTGAACTGTCTGGAGGTATTAAAGTTGAGAAAAACTCTGATGCGGATAGAATAAGAAGTCCAGCTAATTCTGTGCAGGAAGATGCTGCTATTGTGGCCAGTGCTAAAGCGTTAGTAGCTCAGGAAGGCTTGCAACATTTATCAGATGTGCCAGCTCTTACTACACCTTTAGCTTGTGATGATAGCTCAGCAAAGGTGTCCTATGAAGATAAATGTGATGTTTCAGATGCTGTTATTCAGACCCCTCAAAAAGTAGAGTCTTCAAATGACTGCCCTTCTAGCACTTTTGTTGCACATTCTGCTAATGCCGAGTCTGATGATGGTGAGTTGCAGGGTACCTTTAAATGTAAATGTCCCTCACCAGAGCTAATCATGACATCTGATGAAAATTGTGAAAACGAAGCTGCAGAGTCCGCAAAACATTTTGAAGATCCAATTTCTGAAGTTTCTGGGAGATCTGCTGACTGTGGATCTAATGATGAGATAATTATGAGTTCACCAGAAAAAAGTGATATGATGAGGTTGGCTAGTGCAGAGGCTGAATGTGGTAAAAATAACAACCTGTGCCAGGTGTCATTAGATGTGAGCATTCAAGACAAAGACAAGTAAGTTATTTTTCGTTTTTTCCTGTCACAACTTTCTAGTCTCCATCTTATCTGCTCTGGTTCCTAATTATACCTGATGTATTTATACTTCCTTGTATGCCTTATCTTAGGTCACTTAAATTGAAAGAAGCTGGATTAGAATCAAAGAATATAAGTGTGACTTCATCTTCAAGCCCTGAAAAAGTTGTGGATGTGTCACTCAAGGAGTTGCATGTGTCTGGTTTGAGCTCTGTATCTGATGATCAGTTTGGCGATAAAGCTGTCTCAACCACCCTTTCATCATCCTCTCACGACTCCTTTGTTAGGATATCTACACCAAATACTTTAACTTGCAACATGTCTACTGTAGATAGTAGCAGGCATGTAAGTATTGGAAGCTCTAGTCCTTTGCCTCATCAGCTACATGACAAACAAAGGACCAGTGGGAAACTGAGCAGCAGAGGAGAAGCTAATGGTGCTTTGGGTTCCTTTGAGGCCGCTCTTGGCATACTGACAAGGACAAAAGAAAGTATTGGGCGGGCCACACGTGTTGCGTTAGACTGTGCTAAACTCGGTGTTGCTTCCGAGGTAAAGTTACATGCTTGTCGTcagaataattttctttttaatagttTATTATAGTGTGTTAACTTATCTGCTGAATCTTCTTGATTTGTTTTCCTCCTTTCCCCTTTACTACTTTCTACTGTCAATAGCCTGTCTGCAGCTCAAATGAGTAGTGTTAGTCTTCCTTGAGCCCTTTTCTTCTTTCTGAAGCTTGGTTAGGATTTCTTGTTTCCTCCCTGCTTTTTGGGCAGTTTACAAGTTGTCAGCTTGTTTTGGTGTCTATTTTGGCTTTCTGCCTAATCCACCAGGTTGGGGGGATAAGTTGTCTGATGACATAGAAAGTTCGTTGCTTGGTTGTTTATCTTCTGCTGAAaagagctttttttttttaaaaattatccaAGCTCTAATGCTGTCTATTTATCATTTTAGTTATGAGCTTTCAGGTCACCTCAGATTGTTGAACAAGTAATCTGTTTCTATTTGTCCTGAATGGACTCCTGAAGTGTGTTAATTCCCAACAGGGACGGACATGTCTTTATCAGTTAAAGATAATTTTGTGGTATTTATTTGGGAACCCATTTGCGTCGTCGTTTCGTTGGCTGCAGTTTGATTAATATAGAGATGTCTAAGGTGATTCAAGAGTAATACATGATATATTGTATGGATGGAATTAGAGAAATGGAATTAATAGTTTCAAATCTGTCCTCATTGAGAAAAATAAACTGAGTACAGATACAATAAGGTGAGGTTACCTGGTTGACGTTTGTATCCTGCATCTCCCTGCAAATATTGAACCAATTCGCTTTCCTAGATGCACATTTGTATCTCTTTTCCTAGTTtgaaatttgaagttttgaatttctAGTGACAATGACTgggaattttgaaatttgtatcTTTTATTTCCCAACATGCACGCTAGTCCTGTTTCCTGATATTGAATGATGAAACTCAGGTTGTGGAGATCATTGCTCAGAAGTTGGAAAACGAGTCGAGCTTACGTAGAAGGGTggatcttttttttcttgttgattcTATTGCACAGTTTTCTAGAGGACTGAAAGGTAACTTGTATGAGTATTTTCTACTTTGTGGCATTGCACACTTGTATGCTTCTTTTGTATCTTCTTGATACGATGGTATTCCCTGGTTGTATTTGTAATTGTAGGTCACATTGGCGGCATATATCCTTCTGCAATTCAGGGAGTATTGCCTCGTCTCATatcagcagctgctcctcctgGCAGTAGTTCTCAGGAAAATCGAAGGCAATGTTTGAAAGTATGTTGAACATTCAATTTTTCTGTTCCTTCCATTGCATTTCAAATTTAATGTTGGATCAAACCCTGGATCTCATATTCTTTCTTCGTTTCTTGATAGGTTTTGAGGGTTTGGCAGGAAAGGAAGATTATTCCCGAGTCAGCTATTCGACCCTACATACGAGAACTTGAGTCCTTTTGTGGTTCATCATTAGGTCGTGGATTCTCTCGACGTCCCATGAGGACCGAAAGAGCTTTTGATGATCCAATTAGAGAAATGGAGGGCATGCTGGTTGATGAATATGGAAGGTAACTTATGTAGTACCCttatagattatagatgatattctgaaaggtaaaaaataaactttatgaTTCGACTCTTTTCCTTGAGATGTCTTGATTGTAAGTCTTGTTGTTCTTATTCAGCAATTCGAGTTTTCAACTTCCTGGCTTTCGTATGCCTGCAATGCTCAAGGATGAAGAAGTAAGTGATTCTGATGGTGAGAGTTTTGAGGCTGTCACTCCCGAACACCCTGCTGGGAAGCCCAATGGAGAAGAGGCTATCCTGGTTATTGAGAAGCACAAACGTATCCTGGAAGATGTTGATGGTGAACTTGAAATGGAAGATGTGTCCCCCGTGTGTGAAGGTGAAAATGCTTCCATCAGTCACAGCATTGGAACAGATTCTGGTCAAATTTCACGtcctaattttggagcctccttcCATCCCCCACTTCCGAAGGATGGCCCCCCTTCATCTCCTCCTTTGCCATCATCcccccctccccctccccctCCACCACCTCTGCCCTCAGTCATGCCGGCGCCATCTTCTTTTCCACCTCCATCTTCTATATTGAATCTCGCCCCCAGTATAGTTCAGTCAAAGTGTTCAATGGGTTCCCAGGTACagttgtttttcttctttcttgggctatgtgtaatttttttcttgtgaaTTTTTATTGGCAAGATCAGTTATTGCTTTGGTAGAACTATTTTAACATGTACAATCTGAATGTTCATGTTTTGCAGAATATCAAAGACAACTTGCAGGAAACCATTTTTCAGCGGTGTTCAGTTGCACATGTCCATCTGGCAGTCTCAGATGCTATTCATTGTCAGACCTCTGACAGCAGAGAGATTCATGGTGAGGGACCATTGAAGGTGCTGGATTCTTCTAGTTCACGTCCTTCCGGTACTGGAGCTGTGTCTCATCCACCATTCGGCTTGTCTAATGTGGTGCACCCACCTGATGGGGCTTCTGCCAAGGGCTTCCATTTGCGGCCACCTCACCCCGCTCCTTCAAATCAGTTCTCTTATGTTCAAGCTGATCAGCGGAGGGATATATCAACTCCTTATTCCAATGTACTACATATGCAGAATGGAGATAATAGAAGTTTTTCCAGAGATCTTAATGGAATTAAGTCAGCGCGACGTGAAATTGGAGAGAGCTGGATGACACAATCGCATTATTCTGGTAAGGCCTTTGCCATCTGTAATGCCGGAGTATTTCAACCGTCTATATTTCCTTCGGATTAACTGTTGCTTGTCTCTGGCAGGTCCATGCTTTCCAGATGGCTCTAGAGGTCACTTTGCTGGTGGATCATATCCTGTTCCACATGAACCACCTTTACCAAGCCACAAGTGGGGTTTCCCTCCTCGGGGTATGAATAGGAGGGAAATCTTTACTCACAGACCACCGCCTGAACACTCAATTCCAGTGACATCTAGAGGTGAGATCTTTTATTTATCTGGAAACCACATGTCCTGTTCCCCTATTTCCAATGTGCTTCTGTTTTTTAAGTACTGTTCGTGTTTTAAGTGCTCTacattaatcaacaaaatatctTTTATGTTGAACCTTTAATTGGTATATGGTGTCATGTGATGCATAACTTGCGGACTGCATCAAGTTTCTCTTAGAAGCTTTAGCAAAATCTTGACCAGAAGTTTTGATATTTTAGCCACTGTCCACTGATGTGCAATTGTAGATTGCAGGCCTTGATTTTACACTTCTGATGTGCTTCCTCTATTACTCCTGATGTTTTGTTTAAAGCTTTGCTGTTAAATAGCCAAACAAATTCATCTACATTATAGCCTACTGAAATTGTAGATAGGATGAAGTTGATGGTGGAAAACAAAACAGTTAAGCATTTAAGTGGCCAGAAATATCATATGACCTTTCAATGTGAAATTGAACAATAAATAAGTGAAGATTCCAAGTAATAAAGAGAGAAGTAGAAGTGGGGTGTCAGCTTATTACTTTTGTGGGTTGCCTTGCTCTTtctattttcttagaaaattttattaatgcGACAGAGGGAGGTATTTTTTCCCAAGGACTTTGTACACAATACTTAGAATAGTGGCTTCTGCTGTGCAGGTCCTGGCTTTTGGAGACCAAGATAAGATGACGACGCAAGAGTGGAAGCTACAGCTGCTGGTACTGCTACTTTGTTAAGAAACAGTTTCAGACAGTGGTTAAATGTTCTTTGATTGTTCTTATACCTGACCTATTTTTGCAGGTAGTGCGGCTTGTTTATACTAATCTGAGAGTAATTTGTGGGCAGAGGTGTGCACTGAAGGAGAGAACAGCGACGCAGTTCATGGTTGTATATATGTATCTTAGCGTTCCTTTGCAATTGTAGAGGGGGATAATCCCATTATCTAGAGAGCTCTGTAGCATATTCCTAGGCAGCTGagttttgtatatttaatttatattgttttttttttcctttagttATTCTGTTTATGGTCTCTGCTCTATTAGTAGTTACTATAGGAGGTGAGGTCCGTCAACAACATTTTGGCAATAGTTAGGGCATTTCAGGTTATTACTGTCATCATGTGCACTCATTGTTATAGAAGTCTCACATGATACCTGTACATTCTGGAGGAACTCACCTCATTCAGTGTAACCAGAATTGTGAAGCTGAAATCATAAggtgataaattaaaattgtgttTGCTCTTGGTAGCAAAATATACTATGCTTGGTTTGAGACTGGTGTACATTATCGTTTCGAGTATTCTTAGCCTGTTAGTACGCTGAGCTGCGCTGGCATGCTAGAACCAGCCATCACTGCCTGTGTCTATTTCTGTAAGAAGCTATCGTTCCCCCGACTTCACCACCTACATTGAAGGAACAAATAACATGGACGGACGGATAGTGTTGAGATAGAGGTTAGTGTAGTGTATGTTATTGTTCTGTTTTTCTGAAAGAAAAAAAGCGTCTCAAAGCTGTTTTTGAAAGTAAAGAGAAACAGTCCTACCAGCAGAATTAATAAAGACACAACATAACTTCGAAATGTTGGAACTTGTAGTAAAATATGGATTTATAATACCTTAGCAGATTTAGACCAGCTTCCTGGTCATAAATGAAGTAGACCAACATGATATGAATTGACTAATTATCGTAACACGTTAGAAGTAGAGAAAAGTCTTGCTTTAGAAGAATATTCTATTGTTAGCACCGtcaattttttccttcttttggaGCATTTCAGTTCGGTATCTATGTTTGAGTATTACATTTAAATTCGTATTGAAAAGTCTCGCAATGCTTTCTAAAGTTAAATGAGTAGATGAGTCTCATATGTGGCATAATACATGTAAAACACTATGTATGAATTAGAATGTCATGTAACACATATGTTCAATCTTATACAagttatgttgatatatatatatatataaaatacagtaaaagttaaaagatatacttatattatgccattgcattatattgaattgtttaatttaaatacaataatgtattatattattaagtTCATAATTAGATACcaacaaaaaatttcattttataataatGACAGATTTGATGtgatagtattattattttaatatttttttttcacatgcTTACTTTTTTATAATAGTTCTATCTATTTAATATCGTatcatttatgaatatatgacaTTATATAAAGTCGAAGAAAAAATCATAAGAATTGGGACCACCCACCTTAGAGCATAAATTGGTAATGATTTATACAAAATGACAACATGGGAAAAATTAGGTCCTAACTGTATTCACATTCAAGAAATTCAGATAACCAAAAGCTGTTACCTTTGGAATCCCTCTCCCTTGTCTTGTTAAACCCAATTCTGAGGTAGACTTTTATATTGGTCTTAATACAAAAATGGGAGCTTCCAATTCAGTTCCACAGAAATCAATCCATGAATTTACTGTAAAGGTAATTCCTTTACACCCCTTTATGCACCTGcttccttttttctttgttgATGGTTGTTTATTTGTTATCtaattcttgtttttttctcttcttgtttCCAGGACAGCAAAGGGAAAAATGTAGACCTAAGCATCTATAAGGGAAAAGTGCTTCTTGTTGTTAATGTTGCCTCTAAATGGTTCTTCTCTCttcatttcttgatttttttttttgttctttttcaatTCAAGAATCCAACTTTAACTATATTTTTACTGTTTTTCTGTTTTTTGTCATGTCAATTAAGAATCAAAACTTCAAGCATTTTGTTAGGGTTTTTGACATGAATTTCTTACCATATTTtaagtttacttttttttttcaaaaagaaagtgaaaataTTACCATATATGCTTAACTTTTgctataagaaaatataattcttttccatttttggTTATTCTTTCCTTAGATGAAACGTTTGAAATTCTATAAATTGAAGATCCTTCTTCTGGTATCATCCACAATGTAATCGTTAAAGAGTTTTGTTTAGGGGAGATTTCTCTCAacaattttaatctttttcttttatattagttttcatACATAGGCCAATTGGTCAaaccatataataatattatgtttttagTATAACTTTTTGTCATCTAATTTATCTTCGTCTTGATTTGCATTTATAAGCTTCTGCATGACGCCCTAATTACTTTTGAATCCaacatatttactatttttctGTTCTTTGACTCCTTGTGCATTTGGTGATAATGTTTTTATGTTGGCTGAAACAGTGGGTTCACAAGCACAAATTATACCCAATTGACTCAACTCTACAACGAATACAAGGATAAAGGTGGGTGCTATGTTAAGTATCTTGTAAGTACTCTTTCCCCCccgaccccacttgtgggatttcatTGGGTATGCTGTTGTagtctttcaatattttatttctctGAAAGTTTGTTCACTCTTGATAGAAGTTTATTGGTGCCTCTAAAGAAACCCttatacatacatatttttGAATTGAGTTATCAGGTTTTGAAGTCTTGGCCTTTCCCTGCAACCAATTTTTGAAGCAAGAACCTGGTACAAGTGAGCAAGCTCAAGAATTTGCTTGCACAAGATTTAGCGCAGAATATCCCATTTTCCAAAAGGTATGCAAATAGAATGATAGCATCATTATCTGAATATCAACGGTCATTTCACTCTATTGTCATGACTCACATTGTTTCTTGTTACACTTTTATGATCCTCCTATAGGTACCTTGGCTTACACAAGTCATAATCACATGTTTAGGATCTTTGAATCCTCGTTATCTATTTCACTTAACTTCAATCCCAAGCTAGTTGGGATATGCAATATCCTCACCATTTgttccacttaatttttgatatGCTTAATTCCATACTTaataatttagatttttttttacgCTAGAAGTGCACTCCTACCTATGTGTATATCTTGGACAAGATTAAAAAGGCTTCTTGAAAGTGTTGGACATAATGTAAACAAACAAGATGGGTAAATAATAATCCCAACTAGGTGCTATCGTCTACATAGAATCTTTTTCTTACACTGTATTCTACTTTTTGGCTAAGTCTACATagctttcaaaatttcatagatCTTTTGAGATAACTTCTTTCCACATGATTTAGGTCCATCTCCTCTCTCTTAACACTTCCAATTATCTTGGTTTCACACCCAAGGACCAGTTTATCTGGAAGTGTATGTAGGACATGGCAAAACTATACCTTTTAATTATGCAAAAAGTGATTATGTTAGCTCCAATACTCTCTCTCTAACAaccttttcttattttatcctCTTACATGTGTagatttgtccttttttttgaaactgtGTGTAAATTTGTGCCTTTTACACACGTCTTTTCTAGATTTATCTGATCTTCTTTTGTCATACATCTATGACACTAATCTTGTGGATACGCTAGACCTTAAAGGCCTAACATTCACTCCGGTGATACATTGTTGTTTGCCACCGTTCAATAGAACTTGTCTTTCACTTTAATAGGTATTCTTCTATCGCATACTACTCTAGTAAGACTTCTCTATTTCACCGTCCTATTTCAATTATGTGTTACATCTTCATCTATCTAACTATTCTCCAAGATATCGAGTCTAGATATCTGAATTGTCTACATTTATGCACAACAAACTCGTGTAGTCTCACTTCAAATTCACTTTTCTTATGATTGCTATATTTACAATGCATATATTCTGTCTTCCATTTACTGTTAAAACACTTGCTTCTTAGGGCGCTTTTAGTGCAAACTTCTGGTTAACACCCTCACTAGTTTCGTCAAATGCAAACAGTTTGTACATGAAATAAGGACAAATGAACTAGAAAGTACGGAAGGCAAAGGCATTTTACTGTCTAATGAGAGGCTCtaattcaaatcaaaagaaCGAGTACAGCTGCAAAATTTGCAaagtaagaaaataattgaatgaattttgaaagagagaaaaaggtTCAAAGAAGAAAGATGCTGCTTAGGTTCAGGCAGTTGTGACAATCTCAACCTCACTCACACCGAAATCAGTAGTAAGAATTTTTcgacaacaacatacccagtaaTCTCACAAGTGGGGTCTTGGGGGGCACgggaggggggggggaatgGATTAGGNNNNNNNNNNNNNNNNNNNNNNNNNNNNNNNNNNNNNNNNNNNNNNNNNNNNNNNNNNNNNNNNNNNNNNNNNNNNNNNNNNNNNNNNNNNNNNNNNNNNNNNNNNNNNNNNNNNNNNNNNNNNNNNNNNNNNNNNNNNNNNNNNNNNNNNNNNNNNNNNNNNNNNNNNNNNNNNNNNNNNNNNNNNNNNNNNNNNNNNNNNNNNNNNNNNNNNNNNNNNNNNNNNNNNNNNNNNNNNNNNNNNNNNNNNNNNNNNNNNNNNGGAATGGATTAGgatgtacgcagaccttacctaCCATTCTGGGGGGCAGAGAGGCTGTTTGCGATCAGGgctaatatgataaataatatgtGACCTTAGAGGCCAGGACTAAACTGAAATTTTGTAAAGTTGAACTCTGGAAATACAGTTGTAACGGCCAAATGTGCACTTACTTTTCAAGCTTAAAGTATTATATGTTCCTGTCTCCTTCAGAAAAAACTTGTccttgaggtttaaaatctggaaattgagagcaaagaaaaatatgatattcATCTGGGCTTTTTGGTAATAGATTCACCTACTGAACTATAACCTGTTTAGTTGTGTTCAAGTATTGCAATTGCATTGATCAAGGGTGGTCCATTGGGGGTGCAAACTGGTAAGTCAGTTGAAAGGAGTTGAGTTCTATCCAATCCTCTTTTTCAGCTGTTAGACATGAAACATTTGAGTGAATCTTTAATTATACTAGCAGTTGCAAATCATAGATGGCAATCCTGAGCCAAATCCTGTTTTGTGAAAACAGTTGCTGCTTCTGCTTCCAATCTCACCGAAAATATTCAGAGACAACATCGAGTTCTTCCTGATAGGCATTAAGGATTGCCTAGTGGTTTGTAGCTTTGTATAAACCTAGTCACTGATTTCAAAACCCCTTCAGCATCTCATTATTAACCTGCATTTTTATCCTGCCTAGTGCTCTTTTTAAATTGTTCTTCTTCACCTTATCCATAGGTTATAGAGGAGTGGTAGGAGGATCTGTTTGAAAGATGTATGGAATTGAAGAtctcaagaagaagaaaaagtttctTTGTATTTCTTGATGAATACCCATGAGGATGGGTGCTTATAAAATGAGTCCTAAAACTAAATAAGGAAAGAATATCACATAATCAATTcctaatcaattaaatcaatacAATATTGTTCTACTCCTATATTAAGCTACTAGTTTTTGGACACATGCGTTGCACGTGTATACCAAACTATTTAGTACAAGATTGTGCATAATCAAGATTGTTGAGATATAGATTTTGCATAATCACACAAGATTATTGAAATGTTTTTTAGTAACAAAAGACAAATTAATAAGGTAAAGGTTTCATGAATGCAATACTTTGTTAGTAACTTGTAAATTGAGCTTAAAAATAAGAACTATAAATCTGACTTATAAAAAGGCAAAGTAGCTATCTATTATCATTTTAGCACCCATGATTATACActatccaaaagaaaaaaaattaaaaaggcaACAAAGATTAATTGAAAGTTAATTATATACAAAGTTATAATATGTACTCTAGATTTACtgtcacattttttttcatcttatcGGCAAAGTAGTTACCTATTAAAATTTAGAAGCATATAATTCCTTTGAGATGCGTCACAAACTATATTGAACACACAACAACTATGGTAAAACTCATACtggattttttttgaaataatgagAATGACACGAATTTTGATAGAAACTTGAAGAAATTCGACCCTCCTAAGCAAAAGCTTCGCCAGTTACATGTCCTGGTAAATGTTAAGTTATAATCAATTTCTTGTACAGTTGCTGCACTTGTAATCTACACAATTAAGAGTTGAAgctaaatacttttaaaaaatatactgtAACATGATGAGGAATCAAATTTTATCATAGCCTCTTAATCCTAGATCTCTTAGTAGGAAGAGAAGTGTATCAACTTGGAAGCATAATGTAAAGGTTGAAGAAATAGAGAATTTAAAAAAGATCACCCGTCAGTGTGTGAGAATTTCACGGCCTAGTGATAGATTTATAGTTCATAAAATTAAACAGAAACAAATAGacataaaacatgcaatttttttattgagaCAATATCCTAAACATGTGGAAGAAATAGAAATGTGTAATTAAAGGTGAAGCgtaaaaacttcaaaaatatgATTCACTTGTGTTCGTGTCAGAGGAGAATGTGGATGACAATGCTCAGCCTGTTATCCGACTTCGTCAATTCTCTGAAATAGATATTGAATAATATTCACAATActagatatatttttatacattatcTTGTGAGAAGCATATTAATACCTCCATTACTGCACAATCACTTAGCAACCAATATGACTGTTGGGGTCTCTAATAGAAGACAACTTGAAGCTAGGTACATGTAACTGAATAAGCTAAAAGTTAATTTAGTTGAAGCGGAATAAAAAGAAACTATACCAATTAAGTGTAATCATTAGCTTGATATTTAATTATAGGGAAGAATTTTCATTAGCTGACATTTCTGATTTGTTCATAGTTTAGTAGATTTTCATGATATGTAAGAAAGACAAGGACAAAGCAAAATTGAGAAAGGCACATGTAACTGAGTAAGCTAAAAGTTAATTTGTTGATGTTTAGAATTCCAAAAGAAATTTAACGTAACAAATGTAAAGAGCAGTAACTCATTATAAATagggaaaaaggacaaatataccccCAAACTATCGTTAATGGTATTCTAATACCCTCCATCATGCTTTTGTGACATAGGTGCCCCTGTcatccaaaaactagagcatatatacaCTTTATACTAACGGatatacacgtgtcataatcttatccaccgaCCCGACATCGGACCAATGATGTGTTCacatttgtttatttgtttagtAATCACTAACGGACATACCACTCATAACTTTTTCTTTGATGATGTGTTGATCAATTTCAATATGCTTTGTTCGTTCATGTTGGACTGGATTTTCGGCCATACTGATTGCAACCTTGTTGTTACAATACAAGGAAAGTTCCTTTTTTCATACAATCTCAATTCCTGTAGAAGCTTTTATAACCACAAAAGTTCACAAACACCCTGCGCAATAGCTCTATAATATTCTACCTCCGCGCTTGATTTAGCAACTACACTTTGCTTTTTGCTTCTCCAATTAACTAGGTTTCCTCCTACAATTGTACAATAATCAGATGTAGATCTTTTGTTATCTGGAGATCCAGCCCTATCCGCATCTGTTAAGTCTTCTATTTGGAGGGGACCGTGTCTGGAGAGAGTAGACCTTCCCCTGGAGACGAATTCAGATACCGCAAAATGTGAAAGACAGCTCGCACATTAGAatcttgggggggggggggNNNNNNNNNgggggggggggggggagagatCGTGCATGGACTGACTCACCAGTCTAATTGAATAGCCTATATCTGGTCTAGTGTGATAGAGACAAATGGGTCTTCCAACCAACCTCTGATATCTCTCTTTATCA
The nucleotide sequence above comes from Solanum pennellii chromosome 9, SPENNV200. Encoded proteins:
- the LOC107030383 gene encoding protein HUA2-LIKE 2-like — its product is MAPSRRKGTSKAAAAAAACRQWKVGDLVLAKVKGFPAWPATVSEPEKWGYSRDRKKVLVYFFGTQQIAFCNPVDVEAFTEDKKQSLFVKRRGKGADFIRAVHEIIDCFEKLKTEQPVNGSSTDEVTVRSDNVAVELTRTHLEGEALNTLESSSKMNHGGESEPDFENEAGAVAAKDDMSHDGEMLSVDPTGVEVMDGPATKTYSTRRKIVGGRSRNGAVDRRVPSARRLRSSLRADPEVLQKRLFPSGPLTMNAGYGANTVRDRYMRRNKMDGKLSDGLDRNNMEQSDFVSNGSTEESDSEIATVDSCSVSLNEGSSVESGCKPVYKCAVQGVSEVELSHRLEFQSSAVILKKKRKPNRKRLHIDLSESSAGLDKDAAPEILTARTTDVLPGDPVKSDENNSKELKEDGDEHLPLVKRARVRMGRSAPEGEVLDNEVLNDAKSPGDSDKSLEQVPEGDGSCLQNSTCIKSDAYDSSPSKKCSSKRPSFWEIRKQFGGSLDGESALPPSKRLHRALEAMSAYAADDDKQDVDGLCKMKTSINGYCSSSKEVCSELSGGIKVEKNSDADRIRSPANSVQEDAAIVASAKALVAQEGLQHLSDVPALTTPLACDDSSAKVSYEDKCDVSDAVIQTPQKVESSNDCPSSTFVAHSANAESDDGELQGTFKCKCPSPELIMTSDENCENEAAESAKHFEDPISEVSGRSADCGSNDEIIMSSPEKSDMMRLASAEAECGKNNNLCQVSLDVSIQDKDKSLKLKEAGLESKNISVTSSSSPEKVVDVSLKELHVSGLSSVSDDQFGDKAVSTTLSSSSHDSFVRISTPNTLTCNMSTVDSSRHVSIGSSSPLPHQLHDKQRTSGKLSSRGEANGALGSFEAALGILTRTKESIGRATRVALDCAKLGVASEVVEIIAQKLENESSLRRRVDLFFLVDSIAQFSRGLKGHIGGIYPSAIQGVLPRLISAAAPPGSSSQENRRQCLKVLRVWQERKIIPESAIRPYIRELESFCGSSLGRGFSRRPMRTERAFDDPIREMEGMLVDEYGSNSSFQLPGFRMPAMLKDEEVSDSDGESFEAVTPEHPAGKPNGEEAILVIEKHKRILEDVDGELEMEDVSPVCEGENASISHSIGTDSGQISRPNFGASFHPPLPKDGPPSSPPLPSSPPPPPPPPPLPSVMPAPSSFPPPSSILNLAPSIVQSKCSMGSQNIKDNLQETIFQRCSVAHVHLAVSDAIHCQTSDSREIHGEGPLKVLDSSSSRPSGTGAVSHPPFGLSNVVHPPDGASAKGFHLRPPHPAPSNQFSYVQADQRRDISTPYSNVLHMQNGDNRSFSRDLNGIKSARREIGESWMTQSHYSGPCFPDGSRGHFAGGSYPVPHEPPLPSHKWGFPPRGMNRREIFTHRPPPEHSIPVTSRGEIFYLSGNHMSCSPISNVLAFGDQDKMTTQEWKLQLLVVRLVYTNLRVICGQRCALKERTATQFMPKAVTFGIPLPCLVKPNSEVDFYIGLNTKMGASNSVPQKSIHEFTVKDSKGKNVDLSIYKGKVLLVVNVASKCGFTSTNYTQLTQLYNEYKDKGFEVLAFPCNQFLKQEPGTSEQAQEFACTRFSAEYPIFQKVRVNGPNEAPVYTFLKASKGGFLSRSIKWNFTKFLVDKEGKVIRRYGLTTPPLSIKGDIEKALGEN